GTGTTCGACACATTTTAACAACTGTGACTGCCTGTGAGGAAGGCAACAGAAACAGAAGTCTAAGGAGATGTATGATGTCAGAGTAACCTgaactttctcctcttcttcaggaAATACAAATTTATCACAAGGCTATTGTATGACTAAAGATACTTCCCTAGGAAGACTGATTTATATTAAAACTGAAGCATTAACCCTTAGAATGAAACAATCTCTCAAGGACCCCATGGAGTTGAAATACCACACAGAAGATGAGGATGAAGGTTAAATTTCCCTATGGCCATCATTGGGAAGACTGTGGGTTATTGATTGATACCAGCTTCAGGCAAGAGACAAGAGCAGAGTTTTACAAGAAGTGTGCCAAAATGGGCTTACCCAGAATCGCCGGCAGTTTTTGTACTTCAAGAAGTAATTGGAACATCTCTCCCTGTCATAGTTATTTTCATCCATACATCTGGTAGACGCATCAGATTCCTTAAATATGTAAGAGAGCCACCATTTAAAATGTGGAATGTGATCTGAGAAAGACCCAAACACAAAGGCTTCTGAAGCTGCTTCCCCTCTGAGCAGATGtgaaatggtttatttttgttcattttagtgGGTAGACTTATAAAACCCAAATAATATAGTCAACTATTCCAGAAATCACTCAACTTAAAAAGCCATCTTTTTTCCAGCCTGGGCCAGTTTTCTAAGTATCTGATCACACAAGTTTGAGGCAAAGCACTGATTGTGGTCATTTGTTCCAGAAGTTGGAGCAAGATATACCATTCTGAGTACTGCTCCACAGCAAGTGGGAGAAACTTGTCTATCAGCTCCCAGTTCCCAGTGCACATCTCCTGGCTTTCCCCAGTTCTCATTTCCACTTGATGTTTGATCTTAATGCTCATTTTGACATTCCAAGTAAATTACACGAGTAAGTGATCTACATCAAGGCAACCTAAATTAACAGCATTCATCTAGATGCATTTTTGGCTATCGTTCACTCCATTATGCAAGCATACTATTACATATGCAATTTTAATAGTTATCATTAATGTGACTTCAAAAAGAAAGTTAGCAACACAGGGCCATGAGTTTTAAAATGAAGTAGGTACCACCAGTAATTAAACTTAAGCTGTCTGAACTAGAAGCAGTTTGGATAGCAAGCTTCCAAGTGAAAGGTATGACTATGAAAAGTTATCTAAAATAAAGTTTCAAATAGACAGGGAATCTGTTTCACAAAGCTAAGAAACATTCCTTATCGAAACAATACTTAATAAAGCTGTTGAAAACAGAATATACAGACCAATGGATATATACTGTATAATGTGTATTTTTGAAAAATCCATAAAGATTATTGGATTGGTACTCTGCATGGCAACAATATAAATTTTAACATTGTATTTCTCAGAAGTGGCAAGGCCACAACAAAGTGTTGCACGCTATGCCAAATTAATGTCAACAAACGCTTACTATTGCAACACAATGTTGTTTATAAGATACCTTTAATGTGAGAATCATTAAGCTTAAAATAAGCTAATCGCACTGTCAACCCATGACTCAGCCAGGTTGTCTCAAATCAGATTAAATAATTGCTGTGATTAAAcccattgtttttaaatttgctgTATTTGTGCCATGTTTAGACTCAGGATTTTCCTTAGCATTACATATGCTTGTCAAGTTTTACAGTGACAACCAAACACTGCTTCTTTCACAACTAAGCAAAACTGAAGAAAAGAGTCTTTGTTAGCTACATTTTGGTCATTTAAAAATGCTAAGAGTGAAATAAAATACACTGGCCAGGAATATCTTTTTCACAGAATAATACTTTATTCAGTAACTGTATAAAACAGATGCCCACAAAATTAAGAGTGGTTTTCCCAAGTTAACACTCATGACAATGAAAAGCAAACCACCCTACCGACAAGCAAGGGTTTATGTCTGGATCTCTCAGCCGCCGTGTGACTATGGGCATCTTGTCTTCTCACTgaagagagatgggaagagaaaCAGGTCAGAAGGAAATGATCAGAAAATGTTATCATCTCACAAGCATAGAAAACTTAATTCTCAAAGTAGAAGGTAGTCCAGGAAACAATGGAACACAGTGGGTGTATCAAAAAGCCAAGTTACTGCCTAGCTAATGTTCTGAAAGGCCacagtttaaaaaacaattacAAGTTTTATTCCAGCACTACCTTCTACTTAAATAACACTTCCCTGGGTTGAAGGGAATCAGGGTATGCTAGTGTAGTTCAGTAATTTTccaatttgagttttaaaaatacagttgtgCAAAATGTCTTTATTGATTAAAGAGACCACATTTCCTTAAGAGCCAGTTAGTTCTTCCAAATCAAGGAATACACTCATGCAGTCTCTAAGCCCTGGTTCAGGACAACTGTTCCTCAAACTCCAGTTCAAGTGAAACTGAGGACAATTATCTTCAAAGAAGGGGGCAGGGTGtaaaaagcaaaagtcacagTTATTTCAGAATGGTCTTTATTTGTTTCAATCTATTGATATCACATTGATGAGCCAaccactgtctttaaaaaaaatccctataCTAAGCCTAAGGGGCTGATTTGGCTTACACGCCCAAATCCTGCTCTAGTTTAATCATTTTTCTacctaaaaatcaaaatagaatcCAGAGAAATAAGACAGTATAATGTACACACCtccactgaattaaaaaaaaatacacggGCCTTTTCAGAGAAGTCAGAATTTTTGTATGAAATCTcacaaaaatgttaaaagaaataatGTATATTCATAAAAAGTAACTAAATCAAGCCCATGAACTCCTGATAAGTGAATGTATTCTCAGTCAATGGTCACCCTATCCAGTTCCTTCTGAGAAAGATCAGGATGAGCAGGCCAAAGGAACCCATCTCTTCCATGGGATACAAAGGATGATTCTGATTATTCTGCAGTGCTTTAACTTGCAGTAATcactaaataattattttatttcatgactTTCATTGAAAATATCCAGCCAACAGAAGCATCTTGACAGAAACTCAGTACACAGTCCAACTGTACCTAGAAGCCTTTTGTCCTCGGAAGACAGGATTTTACAGGATTGCCTTTTCCTAAGAGAAATAATGGGACTAAGAATTTGTATAACCTTCTGTTTAATATCTATCCTGTCATGTCTTCACAGAACTCTGCTTGATTGTTCATACATTAGACTTATAATAATCTCAGCAACAATCAGACACATAATTCAAGCTGTGTCCTAATTATGAAGGAATTCTGTTCTATTTCATTATCATCAGccagaaattctttaaaaatacctACACAACAGAGGCATCAAGTCTGCTGTTTCAAACTATTCccattttattgtcttttgttcTGGATTCTAAAAACAAGTCACTCTAAACATGAATACCCGTGTTAACTGTTCAGGAAGAGGAAATGTCAATTTACATGGAGGAGTGGGGCTGAAGGGCATGATGGAGTGCCCCGCTAAAGAGGCCTTATCTGCTTACTCTTTGAAGATTCTGGAGTGAACAACTGTTACAACGCTCTACTACTTCCAAGAGGATATTCATAAAGAAAATCATAGATTTGAGGGAAGGCTGCAAACCTACAGCACATCTGAGGAATAACTCTAAAATCTACTCTAAGGGGCAAACTGCTTACCAAAGAAGTTCCTGATTTTCACTCTCCTCGTAGCTTTGATCCGTAGTGGGGGAAGGGCACGTTACTAAACACGACCAGGCCCCCAGGCTGCTCACAGTCTGGTGTGAGTGTTAAATCCGGAAGCAGAAACACCACACCGTAAACCTGGGTGCAGAGGACCAGGGACAAAAAGTCAAGGGAGCTAGGAGGTCGGGGGAGAATCCCAAAGGATGCGACTCCGGGACCGCATCGCCTTCCGGGGTGCCGCTCCCAAGTATGAGACAGCGGACAACGGGCACAGGTGAACACAACACAGAGGCGGGGAGGGCAGCAGAGCGCGGGGAGCCGAGGAGGGCAGGACGAGGAGTGACACAATCCGGGGTGCCCAGACCTGCATGGGGTCACCTTCCGCTGCCCTGGCCCGAAGAATCGCGTAGCGCGAGCAGCGACCGCGGGGCGCGCCGCGGACGATCTGACGGCACGAACTAGGGTCGGGCTCCTCGGCTAGTGTTGTCTGGGGCCTGccggggagggagggaggagcccGGAGACCACTCACCACCGGTCGCCACTCCACCAACACCCGAGCCGGCTCCAGCTCCAAACACGTCAGTGGCTCACGCAGCAAGACCTTAAGTAGCGCGCACCCCAACGTGCTGCCCCCGCGCCCCCCGTTTCAGCCTGTCCAATCCAAGCGCGCTGCTGCCTGATTGACAGGCGCGCGGGACCCTGTGCGCTGGAGGCGGGCCCTGTTAGCTCCGCCCCCGGGCAGCGGGAGGAGGGCCCAGGCAGGAGGAGTGGGTGGGACGCTGTGAGACTCCGCCCTCGCTCCGCCCCGCCGCGCCCCCCGCCCTGCAGCCTCACTCTTAACACTTCTGCCTGACGGGCAGCCGTGCCAACCAATGGGCCCGCCGAAGCCTGGCGGCGACCGCACGGACTGGCCGGGCCCGGGGCGGAGCGTGAAGGGGGCGGGCACCGCGGCGGCGGGGCCAGGGCGGGCCGGCGGGCGGGCGAGGGGCGGGGGCGGCGGCCGAGCGGGCGGGGGGAGGCGGCAGTGGGCGCGACGGGCGGCGTGTTGAAGAGCGCGGCGGGAAAGGCGGGAAACCCAGGAGGGAGGAAATGTTAAAGCCCCGCGGTGAGTTCTCCCGGGGTCCGGGACGGCGGGGAGGCGTTTAGCGGGAGGAATATCAGGGTTATTTAAATTATGGGACTAGCCGAGGGGGCAGAGGAGCCGCGGCGGCGGCAGGAGGAGGAAAAGTTTGTGCTACTCCCAGCCCCTGCTCAGGAccccagagagaaaaataataataaaaaatcaaataaaatcgTGCGGCGGGGCTGCGAGGACTCCCGAGGTCGCTGCTGACAGGGCAGGGGGCGACGCGGCTGGGGACCCGAAGGTGAGGtcggtgggaaaaaaaaaaaccttttattcAGGGTCTGGAAAGTTTGAAaagttttcctcctcctcctcctcctcctcctctctggtgCTGTGAATATTGTGACAGCGGCAGCGGCAGCAGCGAGAGCGGAAGACATTAGAGACCCGAAAAATAAgggaaaaattaatataaattcgGTTTTGAGAGGAAACTCTCCGCATTTTCCACCAAAACATCCCGGGGGAAGGTCGCTTCCCAAAGGGCCTGGCAGAGACC
This DNA window, taken from Cricetulus griseus strain 17A/GY chromosome 2, alternate assembly CriGri-PICRH-1.0, whole genome shotgun sequence, encodes the following:
- the Chchd7 gene encoding coiled-coil-helix-coiled-coil-helix domain-containing protein 7 produces the protein MPIVTRRLRDPDINPCLSESDASTRCMDENNYDRERCSNYFLKYKNCRRFWNSVMIQRRQNGVQPSMPTAAERDEILRAMQKMPY